The Halorussus salinus genome includes a region encoding these proteins:
- a CDS encoding ABC transporter ATP-binding protein gives MATVTLDDLTKEYSNGQILAVDGVDLTVEDGEFVTVVGPSGCGKSTTLRMIAGLERPTDGHIHVGGEDVTDVHARKRDVAMVFQNYALYPHKTVRQNMAFGLRMSTDLSKDERHETVRETAEMMGIEDLLDQKPDELSGGQKQRVALGRAIVRDPDAFLFDEPLSNLDAKLRTTMRTEIQRLQNELETTSIYVTHDQEEAMTMGDRIVILNGGRLQQTGVPKEVYDDPANEFVAGFIGSPSMNFLTVEVESGGGTTTLVGPDGFEYALADERLRNAVRGHDRVRLGIRPEDVSVSGPGGDSVETEVEVLEPVGSDNYLHLALGDEFIARVPSDVEPDPGEAIHVAFDSTDLHLFDAEEGDSLLYEAEESAAPTP, from the coding sequence ATGGCGACAGTTACGCTGGACGACCTCACGAAGGAGTACTCGAACGGGCAGATTCTCGCGGTCGATGGCGTCGACCTCACCGTCGAGGACGGCGAGTTCGTCACCGTCGTCGGCCCCTCAGGCTGCGGGAAATCGACTACCCTGCGAATGATCGCCGGACTCGAACGACCGACCGACGGCCACATCCACGTCGGCGGCGAGGACGTGACCGACGTTCACGCGCGCAAGCGCGACGTGGCGATGGTGTTCCAAAACTACGCGCTCTACCCCCACAAGACCGTCAGGCAGAACATGGCCTTCGGACTGCGGATGAGTACCGACCTCTCGAAGGACGAGCGCCACGAGACGGTCCGCGAGACGGCCGAGATGATGGGCATCGAGGACCTGCTGGACCAGAAGCCCGACGAACTCTCCGGCGGCCAGAAACAGCGCGTCGCGTTGGGCCGAGCCATCGTCCGGGACCCCGACGCGTTCCTGTTCGACGAACCGCTCTCGAACCTCGACGCGAAGCTCCGGACCACGATGCGCACCGAGATTCAGCGCCTCCAGAACGAGTTGGAGACGACCTCCATCTACGTCACTCACGACCAAGAGGAGGCCATGACGATGGGCGACCGCATCGTCATCCTGAACGGCGGGCGACTCCAGCAGACCGGCGTCCCCAAGGAGGTGTACGACGACCCGGCGAACGAGTTCGTCGCCGGGTTCATCGGCTCGCCGAGCATGAACTTCCTGACCGTCGAAGTCGAGTCCGGCGGCGGGACGACCACGCTCGTCGGCCCCGACGGCTTCGAGTACGCGCTCGCCGACGAGCGCCTCCGGAACGCGGTCCGGGGCCACGACCGGGTTCGACTCGGCATCCGCCCCGAGGACGTGTCCGTATCGGGACCGGGCGGCGATTCCGTCGAGACCGAGGTCGAAGTCCTCGAACCGGTCGGGTCGGACAACTATCTGCACCTCGCGCTCGGCGACGAGTTCATCGCGCGGGTCCCCTCCGACGTGGAACCCGACCCCGGCGAAGCGATTCACGTCGCGTTCGACAGCACCGACCTCCACCTGTTCGACGCCGAGGAGGGCGACTCCCTCCTCTACGAGGCCGAGGAGTCGGCGGCCCCCACGCCCTGA